A portion of the Chiloscyllium punctatum isolate Juve2018m chromosome 5, sChiPun1.3, whole genome shotgun sequence genome contains these proteins:
- the LOC140476979 gene encoding xin actin-binding repeat-containing protein 1-like, with the protein MAQNMNAIQQSSVNQNLQNDLLPPPPPPDIPDAAVKPSVTVEDHPQNIPPPPQQAFFKFHQQRQINELKRLYKHMHPELRKNLQKVVNEDWAEVLNAEQAAAALATGTHGIGNTVLQTEVQSMRWIFDNWPLDTIGDHQGPKKLKDEETILSGDVKSTSWKFENQTINDISAQYSEFSGNSNDGKEQTKGDVRTALWLFETQPMDSLNKIYSNENDLQEAVLKESIWKGDVKGAKLLFETHALGDLGRSNSVEESSILQLRSEIQELKGDVSKTVKLFETEPLCAIRDPIGNIHQIKSICREEIQQSGNVQSARWLFETQPLGSINQDLSRVKIIRGISLEETQQGGVGRKRWLFETQALDAINEQNEEANCKASIKVIEDGDVNKKCWLFETQPLDTLKEIPPEELTKEQIIGGDVSSSLWLFETQPMESLRDSFEVGHLKRVVTDEEKGNVKERAHMFESCCLDSINKEQSETSNINKTLEVQKGDVKTYKSLFETLPLHSFKKSDEISAEKQTEVLAGHVNENRALFETTPLYAIMDSAGHCHQVKTVSREQVVSGDVKHYRWMFETRRLDQFDEETQSVELVKGITKEEICAGNMETTRWLFETQPLDVIHASINKTEIQSPDHKDVIKGDVNTCRWLFETQPMDALYEKLETKQEDEAQLKGDVKSYTWLFETQALDSINEKGEQQLKVFNANRDDAKGVDVKTTKHLFETEQIGNIPGGLDEAQNMRYTSEVDIQSGNVSRVKEIFQSTSLNEIGDVVEHVNSTKSKPVDAPQSGSGCVHKFTWLFENCPIDSIKEMTEEDTPKNTITDVKGGDVGGKRFVFETCSLDQITDKTDIMDFSSRREASAAKGDVKSCTMLFESQPLYAIRDKEGQYHEVTTATKEEIMRGDVRGTRWLFETKPLDSIKPLDEVFVLRAVTQEDVQRGDVTAARWKFETQPLDSIKDEAQPGIKVVDEVQGGNVQASKQLFEGQQVNRKYVRMVSVSDVQSGDVRTSTWLFENLPIDSLKGAAEESACANTVHREDVQKGDVKRCTWLFESQPLDSLKDSDTSMKNETKERVTDADVKTTTWLFETTPLDTFIRAQCSTESAVKAEQSVQTSLQSLYNCNAITSRGLLIESSEAGILKMAKYQLMNENGPHILKEEVIGGILQRILWQLLQKKESLHPEGIVLKEDGSGRMSSHKVQLFSHSEGGIKKDGDIPNEIYNLLKEDSKVKKGILIQETESEIAQITVYLLINQQQSEEVEKEVIKGDVKSTIDSLLASTKQQTTSTTVRREETEKGNVQLYTTCIESGTLDYLKRDQEETDDSTVSAQKEEIVRGDVEGAIRNLKQSGGQIERTVDDIVPGDVKGTKKYFLTEPQTFHNNAQKEDILGNNSNSVHQSLGQAANQSIGLEKEELVTGDYKTPSQSVKNAKYQIRQLDREDTDSHNTKDTLDALQESTSDTNGMRIGQHSEPSVYSLGSASLAVPEARTENATGRDLQIAMENLREVTAEAQSTKHKSSRREQFKSSTQSSAAFQQCRQVTQYKTSAEKMKKNVQTSTQPQGSMMPRHRTSTQVTVTQPHQLKQNTQQVSEYEGQGHILSNSAYSKEGQKGEHLTKLVNNGRAEIGATSEQILGQYSPTNLVAEDWAVADQEIIAKGDVKSTIQSLKHSMAEQKSVEREEVVRGNLEAALHSLGKANMNVSKGDFKTAMIYRNAGQSHSRDKTKSGVRTDCNRVSLSQSDTEFPPPIAVTERPAQSSEACGQPPVEGSPFPRNQSESAAVKKPVTSQYPPPLPPKTHERKNVSSKPSIAPKPNTVPARPMQGGKPIPPPKPEHLTSIHSSASPTNPPKNYASAMPKPNPLLSAGCNSPNFMPPGKPGRVSIPTEAVQPSDCQIVQQERQREQLLLEQTSSTIASHTKAMRTPLQLAEEKYKQTKEGHRKPTDMVTDSIENMALQGMSQQSGENTSGRHVEAGGSLKMEQEIVPKELTASEALQGFQSSHPQQSTRSAEMFQEFKDALYTSGTQDKQSCPQINKANSWKEDVTLTENTSALPKGIEMVQPETSAPGKAQKSYLEPQPSPELYPQQSLKVSFEQKQPQSGQCHRCIGQHGFSKQAAATNRQQEQFHTEQQHTPQLDTVVMRGNRQQGKETEDDRRKRLSVHKEEIMRGNVKAVMEIFENLRKREELQKILSQVKEFEEETFKVDVKGLKSLFENVPEWVVPKNKVTKQLKPVDHQKNEMQKQPKVAKDELESLSSMELVFEDLERASMEIIYLKEQTLAKLLHIEESIKKALYSVSNLKSESDIAGLSGLFRESLGVVSSPPSGNIKKISLVSSKSNAEKAKELQEDQVREEELNNSEKQVSPLLGIPAVPARVSTPSSPSYISIESAARKPADSLQNNASVTPAEGMCISPASQNQSIASPSPKGTTYNDLENPVCCNGHQSGRAEKTRHESVGSKDSVPKDTNEFIQTKNRNGNNIANINDSALNTSSGNIPLSGFQGNVFDRIQTPVPQRSKSVVEFKTGPDGGEIVGTKTIMEKYEEIDRFGNKIITSKTSTTVTKQSESRTSSTYEIVQAPPRYEVVTSPLMSRHLQSPSKLAEDLYSNGKESGMVFVSIGNPNSVKKC; encoded by the coding sequence ATGGCCCAGAACATGAATGCGATCCAACAATCAAGTGTTAATCAGAATCTGCAGAATGATCTTCtaccaccacctccaccacctgACATACCTGATGCTGCTGTCAAGCCAAGCGTCACAGTGGAAGATCACCCACAAAACATACCACCCCCTCCACAGCAAGCCTTCTTCAAATTTCACCAGCAACGCCAAATTAATGAACTGAAGAGGCTTTATAAGCACATGCACCCAGAGCTGAGGAAAAACCTACAGAAGGTGGTCAATGAGGACTGGGCTGAGGTGTTGAATGCTGAACAGGCAGCAGCTGCCTTAGCAACTGGTACACATGGCATTGGCAACACCGTGCTTCAGACTGAGGTCCAGTCTATGCGCTGGATATTTGACAACTGGCCTTTGGACACCATTGGGGATCACCAAGGGCCTAAGAAGCTGAAAGACGAAGAGACCATTCTCAGCGGAGATGTGAAAAGCACATCTTGGAAGTTTGAAAACCAGACAATTAATGATATCAGCGCCCAGTATTCAGAATTTTCTGGAAACTCCAATGATggaaaagagcaaacaaagggtgATGTCCGCACAGCATTGTGGTTGTTTGAAACTCAGCCTATGGATTCCTTGAATAAAATCTACTCCAATGAGAATGATCTCCAAGAAGCAGTTCTAAAAGAATCTATATGGAAAGGAGATGTAAAAGGGGCAAAATTATTATTTGAGACCCATGCATTAGGTGATTTGGGACGTAGCAACTCCGTGGAAGAAAGCAGCATATTGCAACTGCGCTCAGAAATTCAGGAACTGAAAGGCGATGTAAGCAAGACAGTGAAGTTATTTGAGACTGAACCATTATGTGCCATTCGAGATCCCATTGGGAACATCCACCAAATTAAGTCTATCTGCAGGGAGGAAATCCAACAGAGCGGTAACGTCCAAAGTGCTCGTTGGTTGTTTGAAACTCAACCCCTGGGCAGCATTAACCAAGATCTTTCAAGAGTAAAGATCATTCGAGGTATTTCCCTGGAAGAGACTCAACAAGGTGGTGTTGGCAGGAAAAGATGGCTCTTTGAAACACAGGCATTGGATGCCATCAATGAGCAGAACGAGGAGGCAAATTGCAAGGCCAGTATTAAAGTGATAGAAGATGGGGATGTCAATAAGAAGTGTTGGCTCTTTGAAACTCAACCTCTTGATACATTAAAGGAAATCCCACCTGAAGAGCTCACCAAAGAACAAATAATTGGAGGTGATGTGAGCAGCAGTCTTTGGTTGTTTGAAACACAGCCTATGGAAAGCTTGAGGGACAGTTTTGAAGTTGGCCACTTGAAGAGAGTCGTGACAGATGAAGAGAAGGGAAATGTGAAAGAAAGAGCGCATATGTTTGAAAGCTGCTGTCTGGACAGTATTAACAAAGAGCAAAGTGAAACCTCCAATATTAACAAGACATTGGAAGTACAGAAAGGAGATGTCAAAACTTATAAATCTCTCTTTGAAACTCTACCTCTTCATAGTTTCAAAAAATCAGATGAAATCTCTGCTGAGAAGCAAACTGAAGTGTTGGCTGGACACGTAAATGAGAACAGAGCTCTTTTTGAGACCACCCCTCTTTATGCTATCATGGACAGTGCTGGTCACTGCCATCAAGTCAAGACAGTAAGTCGAGAACAAGTTGTTAGTGGTGATGTCAAACATTATCGATGGATGTTTGAAACCCGTCGTTTGGATCAGTTTGACGAAGAAACACAAAGCGTGGAATTAGTTAAAGGCATCACCAAAGAGGAGATCTGTGCTGGCAATATGGAGACAACCCGATGGCTTTTTGAGACACAGCCTCTTGATGTCATACATGCCAGCATAAATAAAACAGAGATTCAAAGCCCCGACCACAAAGATGTGATAAAAGGTGATGTAAACACATGTAGATGGCTGTTTGAAACACAGCCAATGGATGCTTTGTATGAAAAATTAGAGACCAAGCAAGAGGATGAAGCCCAACTAAAAGGCGATGTCAAATCATACACATGGCTTTTTGAAACACAAGCATTGGATAGTATCAATGAAAAAGGAGAACAGCAGCTTAAAGTCTTCAATGCAAACCGTGATGATGCTAAAGGGGTAGATGTGAAGACCACAAAACATCTTTTTGAAACTGAACAAATTGGCAACATCCCTGGTGGGTTGGATGAGGCACAGAATATGAGATACACAAGTGAGGTGGACATTCAGTCGGGGAATGTATCGAGAGTGAAAGAAATCTTTCAAAGCACCTCACTTAATGAAATAGGTGACGTGGTTGAACATGTAAAcagcaccaaatccaagccaGTGGATGCCCCACAGTCGGGATCAGGTTGTGTACACAAGTTCACCTGGCTGTTTGAAAACTGCCCAATTGACTCCATTAAAGAAATGACAGAAGAAGACACACCCAAAAATACAATCACTGATGTAAAGGGAGGTGATGTTGGTGGCAAACGATTTGTTTTTGAGACCTGCTCGTTGGATCAGATAACAGATAAAACTGATATAATGGATTTCAGTTCAAGGAGGGAAGCGTCAGCTGCCAAGGGAGATGTGAAATCATGCACCATGCTCTTTGAATCTCAGCCCCTTTATGCAATCCGAGACAAGGAAGGCCAATATCATGAAGTTACTACAGCAACAAAGGAGGAAATCATGAGGGGAGATGTAAGGGGTACTAGGTGGCTCTTTGAAACCAAACCATTGGATTCAATCAAGCCACTGGATGAGGTATTTGTACTCAGAGCTGTCACGCAGGAGGATGTGCAGCGGGGAGATGTGACGGCGGCTCGATGGAAATTTGAGACCCAACCTTTGGATTCAATCAAAGATGAAGCACAACCAGGAATTAAAGTGGTGGACGAAGTCCAAGGGGGGAACGTGCAAGCAAGTAAGCAACTCTTTGAAGGGCAGCAGGTAAACCGCAAGTATGTAAGGATGGTCAGTGTCAGTGATGTGCAGAGTGGAGATGTCAGGACATCAACTTGGCTCTTTGAAAATCTCCCCATTGATTCCTTGAAAGGAGCAGCTGAAGAAAGTGCATGTGCAAACACTGTCCACAGAGAAGATGTACAGAAGGGAGATGTGAAAAGGTGCACGTGGTTGTTTGAGTCCCAACCATTGGACAGCTTAAAAGATTCAGACACTTCAATGAAAAATGAAACTAAAGAAAGAGTAACAGATGCTGATGTGAAGACTACAACATGGTTGTTTGAAACAACTCCACTGGACACATTCATTCGTGCTCAATGCAGCACTGAAAGCGCTGTTAAGGCAGAGCAAAGTGTCCAGACAAGCTTACAGAGTCTATACAACTGTAATGCTATTACATCAAGGGGACTTCTCATTGAGTCAAGTGAGGCAGGCATTCTAAAAATGGCCAAATATCAACTAATGAATGAGAATGGTCCACACATTCTAAAGGAAGAAGTTATTGGTGGTATTTTACAGAGAATTCTGTGGCAGTTGCTTCAGAAGAAGGAATCTCTCCATCCTGAAGGGATTGTGCTGAAGGAAGATGGAAGTGGGAGAATGTCTTCACATAAAGTTCAGCTATTCTCTCACTCTGAAGGTGGGATTAAGAAAGATGGAGACATCCCTAATGAAATTTATAACCTTCTCAAGGAAGACAGTAAAGTCAAAAAAGGGATTTTGATTCAGGAAACTGAAAGCGAAATTGCTCAGATAACTGTTTATTTGCTGATTAATCAACAACAGAGTGAAGAAGTTGAGAAAGAGGTGATCAAAGGAGATGTAAAATCCACCATTGATAGTCTTCTTGCTTCTACCAAGCAGCAAACGACATCGACGACGGTAAGACGTGAGGAGACCGAGAAAGGGAATGTCCAACTGTACACAACATGCATTGAATCAGGGACATTAGATTATCTCAAGAGAGATCAAGAGGAAACTGATGATTCTACAGTTTCAGCCCAGAAAGAGGAGATTGTACGTGGTGATGTAGAGGGTGCTATAAGGAATTTGAAACAGAGTGGAGGACAAATTGAAAGGACGGTCGATGACATTGTACCAGGAGATGTCAAAGGAACCAAGAAGTACTTCTTAACTGAACCACAAACTTTCCACAATAATGCTCAGAAAGAAGATATTTTAGGTAATAATAGCAATTCTGTTCATCAGTCCCTGGGGCAGGCTGCAAATCAGTCCATTGGGTTGGAGAAAGAAGAGCTTGTTACTGGTGATTATAAGACTCCATCACAGTCAGTGAAGAATGCAAAGTATCAAATAAGACAGCTGGATAGGGAAGACACTGACTCTCATAACACAAAAGACACTCTGGATGCACTGCAAGAATCTACAAGTGATACAAATGGGATGAGAATCGGACAACATTCCGAACCTTCTGTTTACTCACTGGGTAGTGCCTCCCTCGCAGTgccagaggcaaggacagaaaaTGCCACAGGTCGGGACCTTCAAATCGCAATGGAAAACCTTAGAGAGGTTACAGCTGAAGCACAGAGTACCAAACACAAATCCAGCAGACGAGAACAATTCAAGAGTAGCACACAAAGCTCAGCAGCATTTCAACAATGTCGTCAAGTTACTCAGTACAAGACCTCAGCAGAAAAGATGAAGAAAAACGTACAAACATCCACACAGCCACAAGGCAGCATGATGCCGAGGCATCGGACAAGCACCCAAGTGACTGTCACTCAACCCCATCAGCTGAAGCAAAATACTCAACAGGTCAGTGAGTATGAGGGACAAGGACATATTCTGTCAAATTCGGCTTATTCTAAGGAAGGTCAGAAAGGTGAACATTTAACAAAATTAGTTAACAATGGCAGAGCCGAAATAGGAGCTACTTCAGAGCAGATTCTTGGTCAGTACTCGCCCACCAACTTAGTGGCGGAAGATTGGGCAGTGGCAGATCAGGAGATAATTGCCAAGGGAGACGTAAAGTCAACCATACAGTCCTTAAAGcattcaatggcagagcagaagTCTGtcgagagagaggaagtggttCGAGGTAACTTGGAGGCAGCTCTCCATTCTCTGGGAAAAGCTAATATGAATGTTTCCAAAGGTGATTTTAAAACTGCCATGATATATAGAAATGCAGGCCAGTCACATTCAAGGGACAAAACGAAGAGTGGTGTTAGAACTGATTGTAATCGGGTTTCGCTATCACAATCTGACACTGAGTTTCCTCCTCCAATTGCAGTGACAGAGCGGCCTGCACAATCGAGTGAAGCTTGTGGCCAACCACCTGTGGAGGGCAGCCCCTTTCCCCGCAACCAGTCTGAGTCTGCTGCCGTGAAAAAGCCAGTGACTTCTCAGTATCCTCCACCTCTTCCACCCAAGACCCACGAAAGAAAGAACGTCTCATCTAAACCATCGATTGCACCAAAACCAAACACAGTACCCGCTCGGCCAATGCAGGGAGGCAAACCCATTCCACCTCCCAAGCCAGAACATTTGACATCAATCCATTCTTCCGCAAGTCCAACTAATCCGCCAAAGAACTATGCATCAGCCATGCCAAAACCCAACCCATTGCTTTCAGCGGGATGCAACTCACCAAACTTTATGCCTCCAGGAAAACCTGGCAGAGTATCAATTCCTACAGAAGCTGTCCAGCCGTCAGACTGTCAAATTGTTCAACAAGAAAGGCAGCGTGAGCAGTTGCTATTGGAGCAAACATCTAGCACAATAGCATCTCACACCAAAGCAATGAGAACTCCCTTGCAGTTGGCAGAAGAGAAATACAAACAAACAAAGGAAGGACACCGCAAGCCAACTGACATGGTAACCGACTCTATAGAAAACATGGCATTACAGGGAATGAGCCAACAGAGTGGAGAAAACACCTCTGGAAGGCATGTTGAGGCCGGTGGCTCACTGAAAATGGAACAAGAAATTGTACCGAAGGAACTGACTGCTTCAGAAGCCCTTCAGGGATTCCAAAGTTCACATCCACAGCAAAGCACAAGGAGTGCTGAGATGTTTCAGGAATTTAAAGATGCCCTTTACACTTCTGGAACCCAGGACAAACAAAGCTGTCCTCAAATTAACAAGGCTAACAGCTGGAAAGAggatgtgacattgacagagaatACGTCTGCTTTACCAAAAGGAATTGAAATGGTCCAACCAGAAACCTCAGCTCCTGGTAAGGCACAAAAGAGTTACCTGGAGCCTCAGCCAAGCCCAGAGTTATATCCACAACAATCACTCAAAGTGTCCTTTGAACAAAAGCAACCCCAGAGTGGCCAGTGCCACAGATGCATAGGCCAGCATGGCTTCAGTAAACAGGCAGCAGCTACAAATCGCCAACAAGAACAATTTCACACAGAGCAGCAGCACACCCCACAACTAGACACAGTCGTAATGCGAGGGAACCGGCAGCAAGGGAAAGAGACTGAAGATGATCGCAGGAAAAGGTTATCAGTTCACAAAGAGGAAATAATGCGAGGGAATGTGAAGGCTGTGATGGAGATATTTGAAAATCTGAGGAAACGAGAAGAACTGCAGAAGATCTTGTCTCAGGTGAAAGAGTTTGAGGAGGAGACTTTTAAAGTAGATGTGAAAGGTCTGAAAAGTTTGTTTGAGAACGTGCCTGAATGGGTGGTGCCTAAGAATAAAGTGACTAAGCAATTGAAACCAGTTGATCATCAAAAGAATGAAATGCAGAAGCAGCCTAAAGTCGCCAAAGATGAATTGGAAAGCCTGTCCTCCATGGAGCTTGTGTTTGAAGACCTTGAAAGGGCAAGTATGGAAATCATTTACCTGAAAGAGCAAACACTGGCAAAGCTCTTACATATCGAAGAGTCCATTAAAAAGGCTCTGTATTCTGTTTCCAATTTGAAATCAGAATCTGATATTGCAGGACTCTCTGGCCTTTTTCGGGAGTCACTAGGGGTTGTGTCAAGCCCCCCATCTGGAAACATTAAGAAGATCAGTCTGGTCTCTAGCAAATCAAATGCAGAAAAAGCCAAGGAACTTCAAGAGGATCAAGTTAGAGAAGAAGAGTTAAACAATTCAGAGAAACAAGTGAGTCCATTGTTAGGTATTCCAGCTGTTCCGGCCCGTGTGAGCACTCCATCATCTCCTTCCTATATTTCCATTGAATCAGCAGCTAGAAAACCGGCAGATTCCTTACAAAACAATGCATCAGTTACACCAGCAGAGGGCATGTGCATTTCTCCTGCTTCTCAAAACCAGAGCATTGCATCTCCATCCCCAAAAGGAACAACCTATAATGATCTTGAGAATCCAGTTTGTTGCAATGGACACCAAAGTGGTAGAGCTGAGAAGACAAGGCATGAGTCTGTTGGCAGCAAGGATTCAGTACCAAAAGACACTAATGAGTTCATTCAAACCAAGAACAGAAATGGAAACAATATTGCCAATATCAATGACAGTGCACtcaacacatcctctggcaatATCCCTTTAAGTGGATTTCAAGGCAATGTCTTTGACAGAATTCAGACCCCAGTCCCACAGAGAAGCAAAAGTGTTGTAGAGTTCAAGACAGGGCCAGATGGAGGTGAAATTGTTGGTACGAAGACTATCATGGAAAAATATGAAGAGATTGATCGATTTGGGAACAAAATTATCACATCAAAAACTTCAACCACAGTCACAAAGCAATCAGAGTCGAGGACCTCATCAACATATGAGATAGTTCAAGCGCCACCCAGGTATGAAGTGGTTACTTCTCCCCTTATGAGTAGGCACCTGCAGAGCCCATCAAAACTAGCAGAAGATTTGTACTCAAATGGTAAGGAAAGCGGGATGGTGTTTGTTTCCATTGGCAATCCCAATTCAGTGAAGAAATGTTAA